The sequence ACAGTAAAAAAAGTCCGTCCATGAAATGAGTTATAAAAAGAAATAATTTTATTTTTTTTAAAATTATATATTTTAGATGAGTAATAACGTGCTAGCTTAAAAGCAGCTTCGTTCGCTTCTGCTCCAGAATTTGCAAAAAATATTCGTGATGCAAAACTAGAAGAAAGTAGCTTTTTAGCTAATCTAAGAGCTGGTTCATTGGTAAAAATGTTACTGAGATGCCATAACATTTTACTTTGATTTTTTAATGTTTTATTTAATATAGGATGACAGTGTCCTAACGATGTAACTGCAATACCCCCAGAAAAATCAATATATTCCTTTCCTTTTTGATCCCATATACGACTGCCTTTACCTTTTATAGGAATAAAAGGAATTGGATTGTAAATAGGTAAAATCAACTTATCGAAATTATCGCGTGTAATTAAGGTTTTTTTTGATATCATTAAACTTCCTAAAATATATTTGTTACAATAAAAATATTATTAAAAATTATTTTGATAAATAAATAAGAAATTTATAAAAATTTTTAAAAGAAAATATACATTATATTTTATTACAATTAAACTTATTTTCTTGACAAGACCAAAAGAAATATTAATTTTTTATTTAAATTTAATGTGTAAAAGAGTATTTTTATATAATACGCATTATATATTTAATTTTTATACAATATTACATAATATATTGAAAAATATAAAAAAAATATAATATATATAAATTATATTTTTACGAAAATTTATCAGAAAAGGTGATAAAAAATGACAAACATCAATCGAATAGGACTTACATGGATTAGTTTTTTGTCATATGCATTTACCGGTGCATTAGTTGTTGTCACAGGGATGATAATGGGGAATATTTCTAATTATTTTCATTTATCTATTTCTCAGATGAGTAACATATTTACTTTTTTAAATGCAGGAATATTAGTATCGATTTTTATAAATTCTTGGTTAATAGAAATTATATCATTAAAAAAACAACTAATATTTAGTTTTATACTTACTATTATCGCCGTAATAGGAATAGTTCTATGTAACAGTATATTTTTATTTTCAATAAATATGTTTATACTTGGATTGGTAAGCGGTATTACTATGTCAATTGGAACATTTATTATTACTCATCTATATTCAGGATCAAAAAGAGGTTCTCTATTATTATTAACTGACTCTTTTTTTAGTATGTCTGGTATGATATTTCCAATTGTTACAGCGTATCTTTTAGAAAAAAAAATTATTTGGTATTGGTCTTATATATGCATAGGAGCAATATATTTATTAATTTTTCTATTAACAATTAATTCCAGTTTTGAAAAATTCAAAACTAATACGAAAAATTCTAAAGAAACAAAAGAAAAATGGAACTTTAATGTATTTTTATTGTCGATTTCAGCATTATTGTATATATTAGGACAATTAGGATTTATTTCCTGGGTACCACAATATGCTACTGAAATCATGAATATTGATATAAAAAAAACTGGTAGTTTAGTGAGTGGTTTTTGGATGTCTTATATGCTTGGAATGTGGTTTTTTAGTTTTATAATTAAATTTTTTAATCTATATCGTATGTTTATTTTTCTTACAAGCATGTCTACAATACTTATGTATTGTTTTATTAAAAGTGAAAATTTTTTAAATCAGCAATATATAATTATTAGTTTAGGTTTCTTCTCGAGTGCAATTTATACTATAATTATTACATTAGCATCTTTGCAAACTAAACATCCTTCTCCAAAATTAATAAACTTAATTTTATTATTCGGAACAATTGGAACATTTCTTACATTTATTATAACTAGTCCGATAGTTGAAGCAAAGGGATTATACGTTACTTTAATTAGTTCAAATATATTATATGGTATAGTATTTTTTCTATCTATTTTGATTTATTTTAACAAAAAATACGAAAGAGTTATATAAAAATTATTTATAATAAAAAATATCTGCATTAAAAATAAACTAGAAGAAAATTCTGGTTTATTTAAAATAATGGAATTAATCCTAATTTATCATATACTTTTGTTAAAGTTTTATTAGATTTTAATTGAGATTTCATGGCGCCTTCATAAGCTATCTTTTTTAAATAAACTTCATCATTACGATAATCATTATAAGATTTTTGTAATTTATATAAAAATTTAGACAAGTGATCTGCAACAATATTTTTGAACTCTGAGTATAGCATACCTTCTAGTTCTTTGAGTAAAATATCAATATCTTTATTAGTAATGGCTGAAAGAATTTCTAATAAATTTGAAATACCTGGTTTCTTTTCTATATCATAGTATATTTTCGATGGTGTTTCTGAATCAGTATAAGCGTTTTGTATTTTTGAGATAACAGTTTTTATATCGTCTAATAAAAAAATTACATTCTTTTTATTTATATCCGATTTAGACATTTTTTTACTTGGTTCTAATAAAGACATAATTTTAGAACCATGTTGAGTAATTAATGGTTTAGGTAATGTGAATACATGACCATATAAAGAATTAAAACGATGAGCTATATTTCGTGTTAATTCTACATGCTGTTTTTGATCTTGCCCTACCGGAACAAAATTAGTTTGATATAGTAAAATATCTGCTGCCATCAAAATCGGATAATTAAATAAAGCTGCATTTATTTTTTTTGAACAATTGCTTTTTATCTTAAATTGTGTCATACGAAGTAATTCTGAAAATTGACTAAAACAATTTAAAATCCAATTCAGTTGGCTATGTTGGTAAACATGAGATTGAATGAAAATAATGCTTTTTTGGGGATCTACACCACAGGATAAATAAAAAGATATTGTATCTAGTATAGATTTATTTAAATGAATTTTATTTTTCTGTATAGTCAACGCATGTAAATCAGCAATACAGTACAGACACTCATAATTATTTTGCATTTTCGACCAATGACGCATTGTTCCTATATAGTTTCCAATAGTCAAGTTTCCGGAAGGTTGTACAGCACTAAGTAAAATAGGTTTCGATAAAATCATTTTATATTTCCTAAATAAAATGTTAGTGAATAGACCTAGAATGAGCGTATTCCAATTTTTTTCGAATTTTTTCAATAACAAGTTTATAATTAGAATATTTAAACAATCCAGACCCCATAACAAAAACATTAGCTCCAGCACACGCAATATCTGCAATATTGTCTAATTTTACACCACCATCTACTTCTAAAAGAATATCAGAAAAATTAGCATCAATAATTTTTCTTACTTCACGTAATTTATTAAATGTAGATGGTAGAAAAGATTGATTTCCAAATCCTGGATTTACTGACATTAATAAAATTAAATCTAATTTTTCTAATATATAATCAAGAAAATTAAGAGGTGTAGCAGGGTTAAATGCCAATCCCGCTTTGCATCCGTTTTCTTTAATTAAATTTAATGTTCGTTCAATATGAAGTGTAGCTTCTGGATGAAAGGTAATAAAAGTTGCTCCTGCTTTAGCAAATTGAGGGATTAAATTATCCACTGGTTTCACCATTAAATGAACATCGATTGGTGCCGTAATATTATAATTACGTAATGATTCTAAGATCATAGGTCCCATGCTTAAGTTTGGTACATAGTGATTATCCATAACATCAAAATGTATTAAATCACTTCCTGCATCTATTACTTTTTTTATATCTTCTCCTAAGCGTGCAAAATCAGCGGATAAAATTGATGGAGCTAAAAAAAACTTATTCATCTTAATTGTCCTGTCTTTAACTTATATTAAGTTATTATAATAATGATTTTTTCTAATGTTTTTCAGTATAAAAAAATAGAACACTGGGATTTTATAAAATTAAAAAATTTTTATATAATACAAGAGCTAGTCAAAAACATCTTGATTTAATCAAAAAAAGAAGTAGATTTTTAAATAGATTCCATAAATAATACTAATCTTTTTTTATAAAAATAAAAATAATTAATATTCTATCTAGTATAATTCTTATATTTAGATAAAAAAAGTAGATTCGAGGATATCAAGAAATAAATTTTTATTTTTAATTTAGTATCATAAGAAGGATGGATAAAAACTGATTTTAAATATCTTCAAACAATTGTTATAATTTTTTATAACCCTGATAAACAGACACCAAACTTCATTTTCATGTTGATATCATCTGCTATTAGGAGTATCTATTTAAATGCAGATATATTTTTGTGCATTATAATTATTAAAGCTACTATTTAACATATAAAAAAGTATAGAATAAATATAAAGATAATAATTATATTTAATGTGTAAAATCATAATGTAGAAAATGTAAATAGTATATCAAATGTACTTTTTTCTAAAAAAATTTTAATAGTATCGTCTGATATTCCACAATTTCTCCTTGCTAACTTTAAAATAGAGAATTTTTATAAAGTATTTACATACTTATATTAATTGTTTTAAAATAGCAATATTTTAAAAAATATTGTTTTTACTCTCCATAGTTTTATTTTTATAGTTTAAAATATATTAATTATAAAATTATGTAATTTCTTCTTAAAAGAATAAAACTATAAGAGCAAAATAGTAAAAGCTACATAATTATATATGATATATAAATAATTTTAATAGTTTAGATGGTCAAAATTTATTGAGAATGTTTAATAGCGGTTAAAATAATATTTTTATCTATATTGCTATAAATTTCTGCTTTTCCAATAGAAAGTGGTAAAACTAATCTCATTTCTCCCGAAATTACTTTTTTATCTCTCATCATATAGGGAAGATATGAAGCAGCAGACATGTTTTTCGGTCCCTTTATGGGTAGACCGGTTCTTTTTAATAATACAAGTATTCTTTTAAAATCTATTGTTTTTAAGTGTCCTAGCAATTCGGATGTACGTGCAGCCATAACCATTCCTACTGATATTGCCTCCCCATGAAGCCAATTGCCATAACCCGCGTGAACTTCAATAGCGTGACCATATGTATGACCAAGGTTTAATAATGCTCTTAAATTATTTTCTCTTTCATCTAAAGCAATTAATTGTGATTTTAATTCACAACACTTCTTTATACAATAAGACATGGCTGTATGATTAAGAGATAAAATAGATTCAATGTTTTCTTCTAACCAACAAAAAAACGTTTTATCAAAAACAATAGCATATTTGATTACTTCTGCCATACCAGATACTAATTCATTATATGGTAGGGTCTTCAGACAATCAATATCAATAATCACTGAAGACGGTTGCCAAAAAGAGCCAATCATATTTTTTCCAAGTAAATGATTAACGGCTGTCTTTCCACCAACAGATGCATCAACTTGAGATAAAAGAGTAGTCGGTATTTGAATAAAACGTACACCTCTCTGATAAACAGAAGCAGCAAAGCCAGCTAAATCACCTATGACACCTCCACCTAATGCAATTAAAGTTGTATCACGAGCGTGCTTTTTTTCTAATAAAGCAGAAATAATCAACTCCATCTCATTTAATGTTTTATATTGTTCGCCATCTGATAAAATTACTTGATCTATCTTAATTCCGGATTTTCTTAAATGATAAAAAACTTTATCTTTCAAAAGATTAGCTAGTGTTTTATTGGTCACTAGCATTGCTTGATCTCCGGGTTTTAAAGGCCAGAAAATATCATCTTCTTGAATAATACCAGCTCCTATACTAATAGGATAACTGCGTTCTCCTAGAACAACTTGCAATCGTTCCACAATTTTCATACTCCATAAATTCTTTATTATATTTCTTCTAATAAACGAATTATATTAAAAGCTACAGATTTAGCACTTTGATCATCAGTTTTAACTTTTATATCTGCAATTTCTTCATAGAAAGGATTTCTTTCATAAGCTAAATTTTCTAATATCATCCGATTTGAATCAGCATTCTGCAACAAGGGTCTTTTTTTATCTCTCTTAGTACGTGCTAATTGTTTCTCAATAGTAGTTTCTAAATAAACTACAATACCACGAGATGACAAAAAATTACGAGTTTCTCTAAATTTAACTGAACCTCCTCCTGTAGCAAGAACAATACCCTGTTTAGTAGTTAATTCATCAATAACTCTTTGTTCTCTCAAACGAAAACCACTTTCACCCTCTACATCAAAAACCCAACTTATATCAGCACCAGTACGTTTTTCAATTTCTTGATCGGAGTCAAAAAATTCCATATTAAGTTGTTGAGATAATTGACGACCAATAGTGCTTTTCCCAGCACCCATGGGCCCAACTAGAAAAATATTTCGTTTTTCTGCCATATTTTTATTACTAAGATAATTCGTTAATAATACCAATGCTCAGCATACTTTGCTGGCAGGACATGAACACACGTTGAAAATAGAACAAAGTTAATTATTTTTTAAATAAATTAAAAATCATTTTAAAATGTAAAAATATTATGTAAATTTCTATATTAAAAAACATTAATAAAATTATTTTAAATTAACGAGTGATGTATATTTTAAAAAAATTGTATTATTTTTTCATTAATAAATTTAATCCTTCTTATTAGTACACTAAAAAGATAAAAATAATGATTTTTTAAAAAATATATTCTATCAGAATCAGTATAATTTTTTCTATTTTTATTTTAAATAAAAACAATTTTTCTACTTACTATAAAAAAAATATTAGATATCTTTCAATAAAGATATAATACAAAATCAGTAAAAACTTGACGTAGTTTCTCTTTTTATATTAGAATATTAAAGGTTATTTTTACTATTCTTCTA is a genomic window of Buchnera aphidicola str. APS (Acyrthosiphon pisum) containing:
- the aroK gene encoding shikimate kinase AroK; the encoded protein is MAEKRNIFLVGPMGAGKSTIGRQLSQQLNMEFFDSDQEIEKRTGADISWVFDVEGESGFRLREQRVIDELTTKQGIVLATGGGSVKFRETRNFLSSRGIVVYLETTIEKQLARTKRDKKRPLLQNADSNRMILENLAYERNPFYEEIADIKVKTDDQSAKSVAFNIIRLLEEI
- the trpS gene encoding tryptophan--tRNA ligase; this encodes MILSKPILLSAVQPSGNLTIGNYIGTMRHWSKMQNNYECLYCIADLHALTIQKNKIHLNKSILDTISFYLSCGVDPQKSIIFIQSHVYQHSQLNWILNCFSQFSELLRMTQFKIKSNCSKKINAALFNYPILMAADILLYQTNFVPVGQDQKQHVELTRNIAHRFNSLYGHVFTLPKPLITQHGSKIMSLLEPSKKMSKSDINKKNVIFLLDDIKTVISKIQNAYTDSETPSKIYYDIEKKPGISNLLEILSAITNKDIDILLKELEGMLYSEFKNIVADHLSKFLYKLQKSYNDYRNDEVYLKKIAYEGAMKSQLKSNKTLTKVYDKLGLIPLF
- the aroB gene encoding 3-dehydroquinate synthase, translating into MKIVERLQVVLGERSYPISIGAGIIQEDDIFWPLKPGDQAMLVTNKTLANLLKDKVFYHLRKSGIKIDQVILSDGEQYKTLNEMELIISALLEKKHARDTTLIALGGGVIGDLAGFAASVYQRGVRFIQIPTTLLSQVDASVGGKTAVNHLLGKNMIGSFWQPSSVIIDIDCLKTLPYNELVSGMAEVIKYAIVFDKTFFCWLEENIESILSLNHTAMSYCIKKCCELKSQLIALDERENNLRALLNLGHTYGHAIEVHAGYGNWLHGEAISVGMVMAARTSELLGHLKTIDFKRILVLLKRTGLPIKGPKNMSAASYLPYMMRDKKVISGEMRLVLPLSIGKAEIYSNIDKNIILTAIKHSQ
- the tsgA gene encoding MFS transporter TsgA, encoding MTNINRIGLTWISFLSYAFTGALVVVTGMIMGNISNYFHLSISQMSNIFTFLNAGILVSIFINSWLIEIISLKKQLIFSFILTIIAVIGIVLCNSIFLFSINMFILGLVSGITMSIGTFIITHLYSGSKRGSLLLLTDSFFSMSGMIFPIVTAYLLEKKIIWYWSYICIGAIYLLIFLLTINSSFEKFKTNTKNSKETKEKWNFNVFLLSISALLYILGQLGFISWVPQYATEIMNIDIKKTGSLVSGFWMSYMLGMWFFSFIIKFFNLYRMFIFLTSMSTILMYCFIKSENFLNQQYIIISLGFFSSAIYTIIITLASLQTKHPSPKLINLILLFGTIGTFLTFIITSPIVEAKGLYVTLISSNILYGIVFFLSILIYFNKKYERVI
- the rpe gene encoding ribulose-phosphate 3-epimerase, whose translation is MNKFFLAPSILSADFARLGEDIKKVIDAGSDLIHFDVMDNHYVPNLSMGPMILESLRNYNITAPIDVHLMVKPVDNLIPQFAKAGATFITFHPEATLHIERTLNLIKENGCKAGLAFNPATPLNFLDYILEKLDLILLMSVNPGFGNQSFLPSTFNKLREVRKIIDANFSDILLEVDGGVKLDNIADIACAGANVFVMGSGLFKYSNYKLVIEKIRKKLEYAHSRSIH